A single Drechmeria coniospora strain ARSEF 6962 chromosome 03, whole genome shotgun sequence DNA region contains:
- a CDS encoding FAD binding domain containing protein: MSDSMHLLQGKTIFVAGGGIAGSAFVASLRKLWDPSWTPPTVVVFDRDSSDVAGRRDAESYSVSISGHSEAGGLVALQKIGLVDEVLAQAVSGADGTAMFKIWGPSWQERVRLEQKPLHGLPTASVRISRKRLRRILNDAVEGWEYGRIQWDSQCLSVKKLGTGELRIRIRQGDETVERDCDFLVAADGAISRLRAWFRPDDKLQYAGAVLRGGLATFDDGVPNPPGMDWGFIMSSRGISCFYSPVDEKTVVWLVGHLEREPASALHRSNAEAVVTRAAELGAHFREPFQAMVGRTDLNTVMCINAHDKEPFRHQKLDRMPVVFIGDSNHALSPFAGFGVNLALSDGWDLAWQLCQETTSLREAMAAYDDISLPRAAAMVAASRKNLQAGHATGWRYWKFMARLWAGRWSKRSKKPSND; the protein is encoded by the coding sequence ATGTCCGATAGCATGCATCTTCTGCAAGGAAAGACCATTTTTGTCGCCGGTGGAGGCATTGCCGGCTCAGCATTTGTCGCCAGCCTACGCAAGCTCTGGGACCCATcgtggacgccgccgaccgtcgtcgtcttcgatCGCGACTCCAGCGACGtagccggccgacgcgaTGCCGAGAGCTACAGCGTTTCCATCTCCGGCCACagcgaagccggcggcctcgtggCTCTCCAAAagatcggcctcgtcgacgaggtacTCGCACAGGCCGTCTCGGGTGCTGACGGGACCGCCATGTTCAAGATTTGGGGGCCCAGCTGGCAGGAACGGGTGCGTCTGGAGCAGAAGCCCTTGCATGgtctgccgacggcgagcgtgcGCATTTCGAGAAAGAGGTTGCGGCGGATACTCAACGACGCTGTCGAAGGTTGGGAGTATGGTCGGATTCAATGGGATTCCCAGTGCTTGTCGGTGAAGAAGCTCGGCACCGGAGAGTTGCGGATCCGCATCAGGCAGGGTGATGAAACGGTGGAAAGGGACTGTGATTTCCTGGTAGCTGCCGATGGGGCCATCAGCAGACTCCGCGCTTGGTTTCGCCCAGACGACAAATTGCAGTACGCCGGTGCCGTTCTGAGAGGTGGTCTGGCAACctttgacgacggcgtcccGAATCCGCCGGGCATGGACTGGGGGTTCATCATGTCCAGCCGGGGTATCTCGTGCTTCTATTCTCCCGTTGACGAGAAGACGGTCGTCTGGCTGGTTGGCCATCTTGAGAGGGAGCCTGCGTCGGCTCTGCATCGTTCGAACGCAGAAGCGGTCGTGACACGGGCAGCCGAGCTAGGCGCCCATTTCCGAGAACCTTTCCAGGCCATGGTCGGCCGCACAGATCTCAACACGGTCATGTGCATCAACGCCCACGACAAGGAGCCTTTCCGGCACCAAAAGCTGGACCGGATGCCCGTCGTCTTCATTGGGGACAGCAACCATGCGCTGAGTCCCTTTGCCGGCTTCGGGGTCAACCTGGCGCTGTCGGATGGGTGGGACCTGGCCTGGCAGCTGTGTCAGGAGACAACCTCGCTGAGAGAGGCCATGGCTGCCTACGACGACATCAGTCTTCCCCGTGCGGCTGCCATGGTggccgcgtcgaggaagaaTCTCCAGGCGGGACATGCAACGGGGTGGCGGTATTGGAAGTTTATGGCGAGGCTCTGGGCAGGACGGTGGTCGAAACGGTCGAAGAAGCCATCGAATGACTGA
- a CDS encoding FG-GAP repeat domain containing protein has protein sequence MRRVSLPLVAFGALGGAQSIQEFPRNGSGLTSTQAIYQDGTVYILTEPVSANGLCDDKDFDAEPPLPLPARFTALDKMWQPAVDFDTDSCYNVPAIGMDGHIDRGRSRHESNTEGCRDEFDLDHSNVYSRQRCNNGWCAYVYDYFFEKDIGDRICIGHQYDWEHIIVWTKDGKPVFGAASAHGGYDARLWDDIPKQGTHVKVVYNKDGLIGTHYFRWSKGKTDEPPENHKGVWWLSDLLSWNGFPNVGLRNSLSAWDFGAATMAIRDDTLAGNLKKSVDAIRRKLPSFKFDFNLDDGSPGYP, from the coding sequence ATGCGCCGCGTCTCCCTCCCGTTGGTTGCGTTCGGCGCTCTTGGTGGAGCCCAGTCGATCCAGGAGTTCCCACGCAACGGCTCGGGGTTGACATCCACTCAAGCCATATATCAGGATGGCACGGTCTACATCCTGACGGAACCCGTCTCCGCCAATGGGCTCTGTGATGACAAAGActtcgacgccgagccgccgctgccgttgccggcACGCTTCACAGCCCTGGACAAGATGTGgcagccggccgtcgacttcgATACCGATAGTTGCTACAATGTGCCGGCCATCGGTATGGACGGCCATATCGACCGGGGGCGTTCCAGGCACGAGTCCAATACCGAAGGCTGCCGTGACGAGTTCGATCTGGACCACAGCAACGTGTACTCGCGGCAGCGGTGCAACAACGGCTGGTGCGCGTACGTATATGACTACTTTTTCGAAAAGGACATCGGCGACCGCATCTGCATTGGCCACCAGTACGACTGGGAGCACATCATCGTGTGGACCAAGGATGGCAAGCCCGTCTTCGGGGCCGCGAGCGCCCACGGTGGCTATGATGCACGCCTGTGGGACGACATTCCCAAACAGGGTACGCACGTCAAGGTTGTGTACAACAAGGACGGACTTATTGGCACTCACTACTTCCGCTGGAGCAAGGGAAAGACCGACGAGCCACCGGAGAACCACAAAGGTGTGTGGTGGCTTAGCGACCTGCTGTCATGGAACGGGTTCCCGAACGTCGGGCTGAGGAATAGCCTGTCGGCGTGGGATTTTGGTGCCGCGACCATGGCGATCCGTGACGATACCCTGGCTGGCAATCTCAAAAAATCCGTCGATGCCATCAGACGGAAGCTGCCGAGCTTCAAATTTGACTTTAACCTCGATGATGGGTCGCCCGGATATCCCTGA
- a CDS encoding diphthamide biosynthesis protein, with the protein MSSLTAAPVLSTPDDDLFELPIGAASQSTLSDDALKTTYEVVRTAADIRAGGWKTVALQFPDHMLVDAPRVVEALGQALDGGRRIHILADTSYSACCVDEVAAEHADADVVVHYGRTCLSPTSRLPVIYVYTSHELDHDAVVVQFMAEFGDKDTRAVVMADLTYQDHVDGLVERLRSLGYANVLATEVFRNAAAPIPNRRIVGAEATDLQAYALFHVSSPPPSLLLALQCRFGSLHVLSTTASPSLDNPTTRTAGLLRRRFARVLSLASAGVVGILVNTLSVSNYLSSVDALRAKIARAGKKSYTVVVGKLNPAKLANFAEIEGWVVVGCWESGLIEDDVGYWRPVVTPYEMEVALMSEEERTWGGEWWGGIEKMRMGDSGQEDDRGRQLRERDGDASEETGGAAQVDGDDDDDGGIDGLESLPPQFDLRTGRLVSHSRPMQQLSMRSRMQETTANEQETLDGQSGAVARRAAQEVATINGVVSPGAEYLRSQRTWQGLGSDFDAGASTLVEEGRSGLARGYTVGDGDDGGRH; encoded by the coding sequence ATGTCGTCCCTCACCGCCGCTCCCGTCCTCTCCACGCCTGACGATGACCTGTTCGAATTGCCCATCGGGGCGGCGTCCCAATCGACCCTCTCGGACGATGCTCTGAAGACGACGTACGAAGTGGTGCGCACTGCCGCCGACATCCGTGCTGGCGGCTGGAAGACTGTCGCGCTACAATTCCCGGACCACatgctcgtcgatgcccccCGGGTGGTCGAGGCTCTCGGTCAGGCCTTGGACGGCGGACGACGGATTcacatcctcgccgacacgAGCTACAGCGCGTGCTGCGTCGATgaggtcgccgccgagcacgccgatgccgacgtcgtcgtacATTACGGGAGGACGTGTCTGAGCCCGACCAGCCGACTGCCGGTGATATATGTGTACACGAGCCACGAACTGGATCACGACGCCGTTGTCGTCCAGTTCATGGCCGAGTTCGGCGACAAGGACACCCGAGCGGTCGTCATGGCGGACCTGACGTATCAGgaccacgtcgacggcctcgtcgagcggctGCGCTCGCTAGGATACGCCAACGTGCTGGCCACGGAGGTTTTCAGAAATGCCGCCGCGCCGATACCGAACCGCAGGATAGTcggggccgaggcgacggacCTGCAGGCGTACGCGCTCTTCCACGTctcctccccgccgccgtccctcTTGCTCGCCCTCCAATGCCGCTTCGGCTCGCTTCACGtcctctcgacgacggcatccccCTCGCTCGACAACccgacgacgcggacggCCGGcttgctgcggcggcggtttGCTCGCGTGCTCTCGCTCGCGTCGGCTGGCGTCGTGGGCATCCTCGTCAACACGCTGTCGGTGTCCAACTACctctcctccgtcgacgCGCTACGGGCCAAGATTGCGCGTGCAGGTAAGAAGAGCTACACGGTGGTGGTGGGCAAGCTGAACCCAGCCAAGCTGGCCAACTTTGCCGAGATCGAAGgctgggtggtggtgggctGCTGGGAGAGCGGACtcatcgaggacgacgtcggctaCTGGCGGCCCGTCGTGACCCCGTACGAGATGGAGGTGGCCCTCATGAGCGAAGAGGAACGCACGTGGGGGGGCGAGTGGTGGGGTGGCATCGAGAAGATGCGGATGGGCGACTCCGGGCAAGAGGATGACCGAGGGCGGCAGCTGCGGGAGCGGGATGGAGATGCATCCGAAGAGACGGGGGGTGCGGCTCAGgtggatggcgacgacgacgacgatggtggtATCGATGGCCTCGAGTCCCTGCCACCGCAGTTCGACTTGCGGACCGGTCGGCTCGTCAGCCACAGTCGGCCGATGCAGCAGCTCAGCATGCGGTCAAGAATGCAGGAAACGACGGCCAACGAGCAGGAGACTCTTGACGGCCAGTCCGGGGCCGTCGCACGGCGGGCCGCGCAGGAGGTGGCGACcatcaacggcgtcgtcagCCCGGGAGCGGAATATCTGCGCTCGCAGCGAACGTGGCAGGGCTTGGGCAGCGACTTTGACGCCGGCGCAAGcacgctcgtcgaggagggacGCAGTGGCCTCGCGCGGGGCTACAcagtcggcgacggcgatgacggcgggAGACATTGA
- a CDS encoding DNA mismatch repair protein msh6, which translates to MAGDKIVRTPARAPKSTPTPSSSKQRSIVSFFQKSSPATASPPCLKETEANSLPPPPPPAPKPKASKLSTPVASSDAIEPSSSQENERLPAVMSSQRRASNLATSKAAEGSSPTRKAKKPISYAEASDSDDEPFTYASKSARRRRPAVKHEDEYEEDEMQHDDDDDDMDDFIASESDEDRPKKRKRPSKPVASRKRANVSSQASSPQQHPAAADADVVLDADMEAPIDASSSTAALWSYDPESTDRRPVTARADRARDPTGKEKAHTREPEDRYPWLANIKDKERRARGDPDYDPRTIYIPPMAWAKFSPFEKQYWEIKQNLWDTIVFFKKGKFYELYENDATVGHQEFDFKMTDRVNMRMVGVPESSLDHWVNQFIAKQYKVARVDQMETNLGKEMRERQDKNKKADKVISRQLACVLTAGTLVDGGMLQDDMAAYCLAVKESELDGMPAFGIAFADTATGRFHLSAFVDDADLTKFETLIAQTGPRELLLERSRLSTKALRILKNNTSPTTIWTHLKPGIEFWDADVSRRELNSGGYFADDWPKALQMHKDDDLVMSAMGALVSYLKFLKLEGPLISQGNFETYDPIQKNGTLVLDGQTLVNLELFSNSVNAGTEGTLFNLLNKCVTPFGKRLFRKWVAHPLCHIDRINDRLDAVEMMNADPSVREQFASQLVKMPDLERLISRIHAGVCKPEDFVRVLEGFEQIEYTMGLLGAFKGGSNLVDKLVLAMPDLEEPLSYWRTAFDRRMARDDKLLIPERGIDEDFDRSLDNMEEIKGQLQELLRAKKSELKCKGVKFTDVGKEIYQLEAPKAAKVPSSWRQMSATKDVKRWYFAELTQLVRELQEAEETHSQLVREVSLRFFKKFDVDYSTWLRAIAIVSQLDCLVSLARTSSSLGQPSCRPMFVDEERSVVELEGLRHPCMMNSVDDFIPNDIKLGGDKAKIDLLTGANAAGKSTVLRMTCVAVIMGQIGCFVPAVSARLTPVDRIMSRLGANDNIFAAQSTFFVELSETKKILAEATPRSLVILDELGRGTSSYDGVAVAQAVLHHVATHIGCVGFFATHYHSLATEFENHPEIRARRMQIHVDEEERRVTFMYKLEDGVAEGSFGMHCAAMCGIATRVIERAEVAAKEWEHTSRLKESLEKAKTGCYIPLGLLSDVSALLGDKGDVGNGAVGVLLEAIERL; encoded by the exons ATGGCAGGCGACAAGATTGTTCGCACGCCTGCGCGCGCGCCCAAGTCGACCCCcacaccatcgtcgtcgaagcaGCGATCTATCGTCTCGTTCTTTCAAAAATCATCACCGGCAACTGCATCACCACCCTGTCTGAAGGAAACGGAGGCGAactcgctgccgccgccaccacctCCGGCGCCGAAGCCAAAGGCCTCAAAACTCTCGACCCCTGTGGCAAGCAGCGACGCCATCGAGCCCAGCAGCTCCCAGGAAAACGAACGGTTGCCGGCCGTCATGTCTTCGCAGAGACGTGCAAGTAATCTGGCCACATCGAAGGCGGCGGAAGGCTCGAGCCCGACGCGCAAG GCCAAAAAGCCCATCAGCTACGCCGAAGCGTCCGattccgacgacgaaccaTTCACATACGCTTCCAAATcggcacggcgtcggcggcccgccgtcaagcacgaggacgagtacgaggAGGACGAAATGCAgcacgacgatgatgatg ATGACATGGACGACTTTATAGCCTCCGAATCCGACGAGGATAGGCCGAAAAAGCGCAAGCGACCCTCGAAGCCAGTAGCATCACGAAAGCGTGCCAACGTTTCTTCCCAAGCATCGTCGCCTCAGCAGCATcccgcagccgccgacgccgacgtcgtgtTGGACGCGGACATGGAGGCTCCGATAGACGCGTCGAGTTCTACTGCGGCGCTGTGGAGCTATGACCCCGAGTCAACCGACAGACGTCCTGTCACGGCCCGTGCCGACCGTGCCAGAGATCCAACGGGCAAGGAAAAGGCACACACGAGGGAGCCGGAAGACCGCTACCCTTGGCTTGCCAATATCAAGGACAAAGAGCGGCGCGCTCGCGGGGACCCGGATTACGACCCACGCACAATCTACATTCCACCCATGGCCTGGGCCAAGTTCTCGCCCTTCGAGAAGCAGTACTGGGAGATCAAGCAGAACCTGTGGGATACCATCGTCTTTTTCAAAAAAGGAAAGTTCTACGAGCTGTACGAGAATGACGCCACCGTCGGCCACCAGGAGTTCGACTTCAAGATGACGGACCGTGTCAACATGCGCATGGTGGGCGTTCCCGAGAGCTCCTTGGACCACTGGGTCAACCAGTTCATCGCCAAGCAGTACAAGGTCGCTCGCGTCGACCAGATGGAGACCAACCTGGGCAAGGAGATGCGCGAGCGCCAAGACAAGAACAAAAAGGCCGACAAGGTCATTTCGCGCCAGCTGGCCTGCGTTCTGACGGCGGGGACTCTGGTCGATGGTGGTATGCTTCAGGATGACATGGCCGCCTACTGCCTTGCCGTCAAGGAGTCCGAGTTGGATGGCATGCCGGCCTTCGGCATCGCCTTTGCGGACACGGCTACCGGTCGCTTCCATTTATCGGCATtcgtcgatgacgccgacTTGACAAAGTTCGAAACCCTCATTGCTCAGACGGGACCGCGTGAGCTACTTCTCGAAAGGTCGCGCCTGTCCACCAAAGCGCTCCGAATCCTCAAGAACAACACGAGCCCCACGACTATTTGGACCCATCTGAAGCCAGGCATCGAGTTCTGGGATGCCGATGTGTCTCGCAGGGAACTAAACTCAGGAGGCTACTTCGCCGACGACTGGCCCAAAGCCCTGCAGATGCACAaagacgacgacctcgtcatgTCCGCCATGGGCGCTCTCGTGTCCTACCTCAAGTTTCTCAAGCTCGAGGGCCCCCTCATCTCCCAGGGCAACTTTGAAACGTACGACCCGATCCAAAAGAACGGAACGCTCGTTCTCGACGGTCAGACGCTCGTCAACTTGGAGTTGTTCTCCAACTCGGTCAACGCCGGCACCGAGGGGACGCTGTTTAACCTGCTGAATAAGTGCGTGACGCCGTTCGGGAAGCGCCTCTTTAGGAAGTGGGTTGCCCATCCCCTCTGCCACATCGATCGCATCAACGATCGGTTGGATGCGGTGGAGATGATGAACGCGGATCCGTCGGTCCGCGAGCAGTTTGCGTCGCAGCTTGTCAAGATGCCTGATCTGGAGCGGCTCATCTCGCGCATCCACGCTGGCGTGTGCAAGCCCGAGGACTTTGTGCGTGTCTTGGAGGGCTTTGAGCAGATAGAATACACCATgggcctcctcggcgcgTTCAAGGGCGGCAGcaacctcgtcgacaagctcgTTTTGGCCATGCCCGACCTCGAAGAACCTCTGAGCTATTGGCGGACGGCCTTTGACCGCCGCATGGCGCGGGACGACAAGTTGCTCATACCGGAGCGTGGCATCGATGAAGATTTTGATCGGAGCCTGGACAACATGGAAGAGATCAAAGGGCAGCTCCAGGAGCTGCTTCGTGCGAAAAAGTCCGAGCTCAAATGCAAGGGTGTCAAGTTTACCGACGTCGGCAAGGAGATCTATCAGTTGGAGGCGCCAAAAGCAGCCAAAGTCCCTTCGAGCTGGCGGCagatgtcggcgacgaaagATGTCAAGCGATGGTACTTTGCGGAGCTCACTCAGCTCGTGCGGGAGCTGCAAGAAGCGGAAGAAACGCATTCGCAGCTTGTTCGAGAGGTCTCCCTGCGCTTCTTCAAGAAGTTTGATGTTGATTATTCCACTTGGCTGCGCGCCATTGCGATTGTCTCGCAGCTGGACTGCCTCGTCAGCCTCGCGAGGACATCGTCGTCTCTGGGACAGCCGAGCTGCAGGCCGATGTTTGTTGACGAGGAGCGAAGCGTCGTGGAATTAGAGGGCTTGCGACACCCCTGCATGATGAACAGCGTCGATGACTTCATTCCCAACGACATCAaactcggcggcgacaaggcAAAGATCGACCTGCTCACGGGcgccaacgccgccggcaaATCGACCGTTCTCCGCATG ACGTGCGTGGCCGTCATCATGGGCCAGATTGGATGTTTCGTCCCAGCCGTGTCTGCGCGACTTACACCCGTCGATCGCATCATGTCCCGCCTGGGTGCCAACGACAACATTTTCGCGGCGCAGTCGACCTTCTTCGTGGAGCTTTCGGAGACGAAGAagatcctcgccgaggcgacgccGCGGTCGCTGGTGATCCTGGACGAGCTCGGACGCGGAACAAGTTCGTACGACGGTGTTGCCGTCGCGCAGGCGGTGCTGCACCACGTCGCGACTCATATTGGCTGCGTCGGCTTCTTTGCCACCCACTACCACTCGCTGGCGACTGAGTTTGAGAACCACCCCGAGATCCGTGCCCGGCGAATGCAGATCCAcgtcgatgaggaggagCGCCGGGTGACGTTCATGTATAAGCTGGAAGACGGCGTTGCCGAGGGCAGCTTCGGCATGCACTGCGCGGCCATGTGCGGCATCGCGACGCGCGTCATCGAGAgggccgaggtggcggcgaaGGAGTGGGAGCACACGAGCCGGCTGAAGGAGAGCTTGGAAAAGGCCAAGACTGGATGCTACATCCCCCTGGGCCTTCTCAGCGATGTGAGCGCGCTTCTAGGTGACAAGGGTGACGTTGGCAACGGGGCAGTTGGGGTGCTCCTCGAAGCAATTGAGCGTTTGTAG